In a single window of the Neodiprion virginianus isolate iyNeoVirg1 chromosome 1, iyNeoVirg1.1, whole genome shotgun sequence genome:
- the LOC124305586 gene encoding F-box only protein 9 isoform X1 gives MSQTAESGKEVDESNDDQEDFSLSHEENVENTLASFRERWQRELEISPRKEPNIQVSQISNNIPSEGDSASIENKAKTLFLKGIENEQNGKLYEAIQFYKRAVQLIPDIEFRLYESTKPKTRERLDPENSIEVQDKDPGIEMDEEEDNEDDGDLLTKITRIICKNQRVCSPQFEQSTTHISALPMEIILYILRWVVSSELDLRSLEVFAKVCRGFFVSARDDEIWRLACIKAWGVNCGTFEPDYKSWRQMFVERPRLRYNGCYISKTSYVRHGENSFQDQFYRPWHLVEYFRYLRFFPEGRVLMLTSADEAQSCVNSLKQRNPKNPSVLIGHYRLHLNCVILVLKSQETKTNNNAYRRRRRDPIHDSGEKTFHLEFEIQNLYKRANSQLAWKTYNIFTKYWNGQENSTCLNLAGSLYPAFKFSRVKSYTMESESPLQ, from the exons ATG AGTCAAACCGCAGAGTCCGGGAAAGAAGTCGATGAAAGTAATGACGATCAGGAGGATTTTTCATTATCACATGaagaaaatgtggaaaacacATTGGCTTCATTCAGGGAAAGATGGCAACGAGAACTTGAAATATCACCCAGAAAGGAACCAAACATACAAGTTTCTCAAATCTCAAATAACATCCCTTCAGAAGGAGATTCAGCATCCATTGAAAACAAG GCTAAAACCTTATTCCTCAAAGGTATAGAGAATGAGCAAAATGGCAAACTGTATGAAGCAATTCAGTTCTATAAACGTGCTGTGCAGCTCATACCTGACATTGAGTTTCGCTTGTATGAATCTACAAAACCAAAAACACGTGAGAGGCTTGATCCTGAGAACAGCATAGAAGTACAAGATAAAGATCCAGGCATAGAGATGGATGAGGAAGAAGATAACGAAGATGATGGAGATCTACTTACTAAAATAACAcgaattatttgtaaaaatcaaCGTGTTTGTTCTCCGCAATTTGAGCAAAGT ACAACGCATATATCAGCCTTACCTATGgagataatattatacattctgAGATGGGTGGTTTCATCAGAGCTTGATTTAAGATCCCTAGAGGTGTTTGCAAAAGTATGTCGTGGTTTTTTCGTATCAGCTAGAGACGATGAGATTTGGAGATTAGCTTGCATCAA AGCATGGGGTGTAAATTGTGGTACATTTGAGCCTGATTACAAATCCTGGAGACAAATGTTCGTAGAACGTCCAAGACTTCGTTACAACGGCTGCTACATCAGTAAAACATCCTATGTACGTCACGGTGAAAACAGTTTTCAAGATCAATTTTATAGGCCATGGCATCTTGTTGAATACTTCAGGTATCTTCG CTTCTTCCCAGAGGGTCGAGTTTTAATGCTAACATCGGCAGACGAAGCTCAGAGTTGTGTGAATTCTTTGAAACAACGAAATCCAAAAAACCCTTCAGTATTGATTGGTCATTACAGGCTTCACTTAAATTGTGTAATATTGGTATTAAAAAGCCAAGAAACCAAAACAAATAACAATGCTTACCGGCGTAGAAGAAGAGACCCAATTCACGATAGTGGCGAAAAGACTTTTCACTTG gAATTTGAGATTCAAAACCTTTATAAGAGGGCCAATTCGCAGCTAGCTTGGAAAACTTACAACATATTCACCAAGTACTGGAACGGGCAAGAAAACAGTACATGCCTAAATCTCGCAGGAAGCTTGTACCCTGCTTTCAAATTCAGCCGTGTAAAAAGTTATACTATGGAAAGTGAATCACcattacaataa
- the LOC124305586 gene encoding F-box only protein 9 isoform X2 encodes MSQTAESGKEVDESNDDQEDFSLSHEENVENTLASFRERWQRELEISPRKEPNIQVSQISNNIPSEGDSASIENKAKTLFLKGIENEQNGKLYEAIQFYKRAVQLIPDIEFRLYESTKPKTRERLDPENSIEVQDKDPGIEMDEEEDNEDDGDLLTKITRIICKNQRVCSPQFEQSTTHISALPMEIILYILRWVVSSELDLRSLEVFAKVCRGFFVSARDDEIWRLACIKAWGVNCGTFEPDYKSWRQMFVERPRLRYNGCYISKTSYVRHGENSFQDQFYRPWHLVEYFRYLRFFPEGRVLMLTSADEAQSCVNSLKQRNPKNPSVLIGHYRLHLNCVILVLKSQETKTNNNAYRRRRRDPIHDSGEKTFHLST; translated from the exons ATG AGTCAAACCGCAGAGTCCGGGAAAGAAGTCGATGAAAGTAATGACGATCAGGAGGATTTTTCATTATCACATGaagaaaatgtggaaaacacATTGGCTTCATTCAGGGAAAGATGGCAACGAGAACTTGAAATATCACCCAGAAAGGAACCAAACATACAAGTTTCTCAAATCTCAAATAACATCCCTTCAGAAGGAGATTCAGCATCCATTGAAAACAAG GCTAAAACCTTATTCCTCAAAGGTATAGAGAATGAGCAAAATGGCAAACTGTATGAAGCAATTCAGTTCTATAAACGTGCTGTGCAGCTCATACCTGACATTGAGTTTCGCTTGTATGAATCTACAAAACCAAAAACACGTGAGAGGCTTGATCCTGAGAACAGCATAGAAGTACAAGATAAAGATCCAGGCATAGAGATGGATGAGGAAGAAGATAACGAAGATGATGGAGATCTACTTACTAAAATAACAcgaattatttgtaaaaatcaaCGTGTTTGTTCTCCGCAATTTGAGCAAAGT ACAACGCATATATCAGCCTTACCTATGgagataatattatacattctgAGATGGGTGGTTTCATCAGAGCTTGATTTAAGATCCCTAGAGGTGTTTGCAAAAGTATGTCGTGGTTTTTTCGTATCAGCTAGAGACGATGAGATTTGGAGATTAGCTTGCATCAA AGCATGGGGTGTAAATTGTGGTACATTTGAGCCTGATTACAAATCCTGGAGACAAATGTTCGTAGAACGTCCAAGACTTCGTTACAACGGCTGCTACATCAGTAAAACATCCTATGTACGTCACGGTGAAAACAGTTTTCAAGATCAATTTTATAGGCCATGGCATCTTGTTGAATACTTCAGGTATCTTCG CTTCTTCCCAGAGGGTCGAGTTTTAATGCTAACATCGGCAGACGAAGCTCAGAGTTGTGTGAATTCTTTGAAACAACGAAATCCAAAAAACCCTTCAGTATTGATTGGTCATTACAGGCTTCACTTAAATTGTGTAATATTGGTATTAAAAAGCCAAGAAACCAAAACAAATAACAATGCTTACCGGCGTAGAAGAAGAGACCCAATTCACGATAGTGGCGAAAAGACTTTTCACTTG AGCacgtga